The sequence GTTCCCCTTGGCATCTGTTGTTGAATCCTCACATGAAGCCACCGATGTCCCCTCTTGCTCCACCAGGCTCAGCCACAGTTATTGGAAAAATAGATTTGGATTTTTgcttgtgtgtgtgagagagaatgagagagagtgaggcgaaggagaaaataaaagaaagtgcTACGTATTGGAATGTTTGGTTTCAAATtgttgtattgttttttttttttttttttttttttggggtagaAACATGGAGTTCATAATATTAAATAGAAATAAGTCTGTTATAAATTCTGCCCTCTTTATCATGGTCTATCAAGTCCTCCACCACTATAGGCTAGTAAGTTACAAACACTTTTACACCCCCACCCCCCAAGTTGGGGAAAAATCCTGATTCCCTGTgtgtgaattaaaattaaaatatataactatcgagcaatagcaatattatggaaacaaaaaaaattcagcaagcACCACATAAACACAACCACACAAGAACACCAAATCTTACGTAGAAAACCTTCTAGTGTAGAGGGAAAAACCACGAAACAGCTCCAAAAAATATCCACTatgaaatagagattacaactatCAAGTTTATACTAAACTTGAGTCCACTATAAATTGGATATACAACAAATGAATCTCAAGGAGTATATACAATCTCACCACAAAGTCTGAAACAAAATCTTCCTCTAAATACTCCAACTTTCCATGTTTGTAACACTCAAAAACTCCATGAGAATTCcaccaatttatcttccttgtgtgtaacttgagcaaagaaaaatgtatcttttttctttttcactctctcacactgtgtttctctctatctcttcacACGGACTGTACCTCTCAAGTGGCTGAATATCTCTGTGTTTTTGCTCACTCTAGAACTCACAAAAAATGGCCGAAACTCTCTATTTAAGCTCTCTGTTTCTGCTTCAGTTCACCACAAGGCCAAatggccttttcttctttcttttccttcttttctcctcAATGTGTCTCACACACTTGCTCCGCTTTACATTAAACCAAAAGCTGACTTTGAAGCTTGAGGAAGCAAGCTCATTAAGAGGCATGACTGACTTGAAGACTTTTGGAAGCAAGCTCATAAATGAGCTTTGACAATACATGTGGGCTGGAATCCAAAGGTGTCACGTGCACCAACACCCCGACCCAACCCaaagtaaaaaagttaaaaaaattaaaataaaatggaaatggAATAGCCACTCTTGATAGTTTAgtaaatgtaaaaagaaaaaaagaaaaagaattagaggtatttttaaAACCCTGTGCTCATCTTTTTAACAAAGGTGACAAAGTTCGTCCAGATTgttgtattggttttttttttttttttggtgaaaaggaTAATACAGTAATAAAGAAACTAACTGCCTTCCAAAACAGAGGCTACATCACGAAAATAAATAGTTCAAGCAGAATCTAAATTAAGAAGAAAGGCTACATCAGATGGGGGATccataaaaatggtaaaatccTGAGCTAGAGAAACTCCCCTGCGTGCCAGCGCATCGGCACACTTGTTTGTCTCTCTGTAGCAGTGTTGAATACGCACCAAAGGAATCTTCTTCATCCCTTCTTTGCAGTCAGCTACTAAAATGCCAACACCATTTGGGTTCTCCATATCTTTCTTCAAGAGTTCAATGACAAGTTTTGCATCAAGTTCAAACACAACCGCTGGAACTTTAAGAGATATACAGAGCCAAATACCATCCCTTAAAGCCCAAAGCTCCGCTGCAACACTGGTAGCACAGCCAATTGCTCTAGCGTATCCTTTCACCCACTCACCATTTGCATTACGGATCAATCCACCTCCTCCAACCAGGCCGGGGTTTCCCATGGATGATCCATCCGAATTCAATTTCATCCAACTAAAAGGGGGGGGCAGCCACCTTACCTGGATTTTTGTTTTAGCTTTAACATGCTTCTCAGTGATCCCCAAATACGCCATTTCAGCAGCTTTGGCCATTGTCTCGGCCTTTAAATCTTTTTGTGCGGCTGACTTCCCAAACACTAGATTATTCCTATGGAGCCAAAGAACCCAAATAGCAATGGGAAATATAATAGCCCAGTCTAAATCAGTAGCATTACAATGCCGCATAGATTTGCAATTAATTCTTAGCCACACCATAAGCTGAGTATCATAAAAAGAAGCAGCAGAGCACGGGGGAGAGAAGGAGTTCCAGAAGGATTGAGCCATAGGACAATCTCTTAAAGCATGGATAATCGTTTCAGGGGCAGAATTACAAGCCGGACACAAAGGGGAAGATTGTTGTATTGTTGAATTgcgaattttttttctaaataacaataaatattaaaaaatttagttagttattacgtttcaaaacaatgttgaaaactagcatctcgagtatctaaaactcgagttctaagaTAAAACTCGaatttttaagtctcgatttgtaaaaGGATCAGGgctaaagtgagaaaaaatcgacgtaaaaatcgagttttaaagactcgatttccataaattgcATAGAAACGCCGCTATAAGGCTCCCTAAACCTggtacttataaaaatttttaaggaaaacgccgctatagggatttaagacgtcactgtaaggcttaaaaacgccactataggtgaatttttttttgcatgaaactcaagtcttaaagacttgagatctatgtggcattttcacACTCACTAGGCGAGTCTTTTGGACTCGATttctaatatggatctcgaatttctaaaactcgagatgttactTTTCTTAAATCTTTCAAACCGTTcttaacttactattttgaatcaGTATTCACATCTGTTCTACACAAAACCTCGTTGAATTGCTAGATATTGTGTTTTGTATCTAAGCTAAAGAAAGTCCTAggatgaaaaggaaaataaaataaatcaaagatataaaaaaaaaaaaattattttctttatgtcAGTACTTTCCATTTTCTAGTTaatcttttcagttttttttttaaatggatttaaaaaaaaaaattaaaatgcttaggtgccttttttaaatatttaattttatattattatattagccATGTGTATGCCAACAAGACAAACTATTTGTCATGTAGGCATTTTCTATTAGTAAGTTAACGACATGGACCAAATTAACTGTAACTTAAAAATAACAGGAACCAACTTGACTACTACTAAAATGCAGGGACCAAATTGATCGTgacccaaaatgtaaggaccaaattgatcGTCACCCCAAAATGTAAgaaccaaaatggtgtttttgcctaaattatattttgaaacaaGCAAGATGAAGgagttacttttttatttttctttctttcccccCTGAATGACCTCATTTTGAAGTCGGGCAAAACAGAAACGTATCTAACCATTTAGCCTGAAGCATGTTTTTGGCAAAATTATAGCATTAAAAATGGtagtaatataatataattattcaagaaaaatattttttggctaTTTGAATTCCGTGACacatttgtaatttattatggtAATACATTATACATATTACGCACATTTAAAGATTAAGATACACTATACCTTCTTCAGTCAAAAAAAGGATTaggataccaaaaaaaaagatttaatggagtatttaaatttaaaggaGCTAATAATGGCATTTAAGTACATATTATTAAAGGATTTATTATAATGGTGGAATTTATAGTGTGCATTTAAGAACCTTTTTACTTATTATTGACACACATGGGAAAAGTATTAACATGTGCAAATAATTATCTGACACATGGCATTATTTTTCCATATCATGCCAAATGGATGAAGGAAGTTACAAAAGATGACACGTGATTGCCATATGCATTGTTAAAGGGGCAAGTGTTATCATTTTGTGCATCCACTAATTTCGTaatccaatttttataattagatGTTTTACACAAAATcatgataataaatatgattggtGCCACTTCaataatacaataaattaaaattttcataaagtgtaagataaaaattttatttagaaaatgttaacgagtgctcttagggtattggttaataatctatttaaagaaagtttttatgggaaatgaaaaaaaagtaattaatattttgataattttttttattttccataaaagtgatatcaaaactttcttaaaatggattattaatgagtgcccttagCATGacccttttatttattaattttggaaaaaagactttattttggacatctcaaaatgaaatagaggacCAACAATTTAGGATAAAGGGAGTATTTAATTAATAGTTTTGTTATTAGTGGCCCATCAATTAATGTAGTAGAAAATTTATAGTATCCTAGATTCCTACTAAGATAAATGTGATTGGTATTACttcaataatattaaattaatattaatttatattattgtgATTAATGACTCATCAATTTTCCAATTAATGTAGTAGAATTTATAGTATATATCCTAGATTCCTGCTAGAATAATTGTGTTTGGTGTCACTTCaatgataaaataaatgaatattaatatttattaattgcttttttcttttcccataaaaattttaaaaaatatttcataaaccaatgcccttaggaaatttattaatttttccctAAAATAATTGTTACCAATAATAAGTtggcttattttatttttggaaaaagtaaataaatgtcTTAAGGGCAttagtttaggaaatatttttagaaacattttatgggaaaaaaaaaaaaaaaaaaaaaaaaaaaaaaaaaaaaactattttttatagctttttatatttatttttttttatgaaagtagtatcaaaaattttctaaaatggcCCATTAACAAAGGTCCTAATGGCACCCATTAACCAAACCCTTTATTTTAAGccaccctaattttttttttaagaacattttAAAGCCACACTAATCAAAGCTACATTAGGATACACCATACATTTAATATgatagatttattattattattttgaatgtggatAATATGATAATTACACTGTGTCAATTATTTCATTTCtatattgcaataaaataaagacatattaactaattaaaaaaaactaattaatataataatatgcatatttttatattcatattatgtaaatttttagtttaaaatataaacatatgATAAAGGGTATAAGTATTCATAAATAATTAAGGTAAATAATTAGGTGTATTAATTTGATAAAGACAAACATGACTTCTATCCAATGCATTAGTGTACTGGACATAAACTTAACCTGAAAGACATCTATAAATTAATGAAGGAGAGTTGGAACTCCTTCATTAAAGACATCTatattttaaggaaatatatcCTCGTTATACTTATAATAAGTTTGAGGTATTTGTTTCCTAACTTATAGTTTGGGTGGTACCTCCAACTCTCTTTGAGGGATAGTCGGAGCTCAAATCTCTATGGGTATGTACTCCTTTAAGTTTctaagagagagtttcacacacatatacatttagattaggttatagtagaatttttcttttgtatcaAAGAATTAtatcttagaaaaaaaaaatctaaggaggacattatttaaatatctatatatatatatatatatatataaaagttgatttttttttaaaccaaaaatataGGAGGgagaaaagatttttgaaaagttaagggtccgtttggtcatagttttcaaaaattgttgtttaaaaagatgtgaaaactgtgatttaaaaagtattgttgaaAAACGTGTTTTTAGtgtgaataaaacaaaaaaaatgtgtttgatatcatggtttaaataacatttttcagtgttcaaaaaatataaaatatgtgtttggtatgtgtgttttgaatgataaaaaaagctgacgaaagtacaaaataaatatattttaaatcagGAGAGAGAACAAGGCTgaccaaaacattttaaaaaaaacttaccaAAGTACAAAAAAGCTGACCTGAGCACTAGtgtttgttgtttaaaataattACGAAATTGCCACTGAGCACTAGTccttgttgtttaaaaactgtcCAGAGGTGAtttcaaaaatgggttttttaACATTGGtttttgaacaatatttttcaaacaacaaGGAACAGGACTGATacaccaaacacatttttttggtttttggacaCTAGTGTTCAATGTTCAAACACTGAACACTAGTTTTTAAACATGGTGACCAAACGGCGCCTAAGGAGGCCATGGCCCCCTAGCCTCCCTCCGCCCTGATCCAATCATCGACAACTGTGCAACGTTTCATTAAGAATTAATATTATCCTTCTCTAGGTCAAACTAGCCTATATATGTCTCATGGTTTCTTGATATTCTCCTTGTgtttagtttgtttgtttgtttgagatagagaaagagaaagagagtatGGGAAAAAGAATTACtctaatatttttgtttgtgataACCTTTCTTGTTTTGAGTAGTGTAGATGTGAAAACTAAAGCTATACAAAATTTATCAGAAGTCGACAGGAAATTGATGGTTCTGAACAAGCCAGCAATCAAAAGTATTAAGGTATATTTTTCTACTAACTTTCTTCTATCCTCTTATAATAACAAGTATAAACActttcatacattaaaaaaacacacaagtcTAAACACACTGTAATTCTCTGTGTCCATGTATTCAACACATCAAAACTAATCCATGCGTGTTCTTATTGTGTTAagaggaaaataaatttaaattttagatatatttctAAAGTCTTGgatagtatttatttattttgaaaatataaaataaacataaagtatgcctataaataaataaaatctaccTAATGATGTATATTAATAAACTGTTGTCTCTCCACTGTGTCATATTCTAATTTTTCAAGCATTGCTAGTGTGTCCCGTGTTGTGTTAGTGTCATTGAATCTAATTGTAAACAGATTGTcacgtcatttaaaattttaaatgacatatcATTAGATACATCGTGCACTactaaatttgtaatatttaatctaaaCCGTAAGTGGATCCATTTTAAATAGAAAGGATATCAATGCTATTAACCATGTATTGCTAAGCATTTATGGTTCTTCTAGAGTGAAGATGGAGATATTATTGATTGTGTTGACATCTACAAGCAACCCGCTTTTGATCACCCTGCATTAAGGAACCATATAATTCAGGTATATTTACTTTCATAACCTTATTATCTCTCCGTATAagagattatttatttaaaacatCTGTGTATGTGTTTTCTGATGATGctacaaaatgtaatttatgaATCCCATTGTGAAGTTATAATTGGAACTCTAGGCatttttaaattcttaattCCTTCAATGCACTTCTAGAATTAGACCCAACTATATATactattcattttatttctctGCTCGTCCCCAATACTTTACTAAACTTGCATGCATACTCACTATatagggacaaaatgggcttctacCCTTTtggggcaaattaattagccttttgcccttcttcccaaactaaatagggataTACCCTTCttttgaaaatcaagtttttcaaaatcgatttaaaccctatagtgacgttttcaaggacctatagtgacgtttataaaaaaaattgcctataactcgatttcatggatatcaagttacaaaacatcactataagtttttaaaatgtcactataagtccttaaaaacgtcactatagtgttccagaattttttttttttaactcgattttgagaaactcgattttcaaaagaggggcatttccctatttagtttgggaagaagggcaaaaggctaattcatttgcccaaaaagggcagaagcccattttgtcccacTATATAGTATAATGCTTCATGTAATTTGCAGATGAAACCGAATAATAGTTTTCCATTTGACACTACCATTAGTGTTAAAAACGAGTCATCTCTGCAAGTGTTGTCTCAAACTTGGCACAAAAGTGGAAGTTGTCCAAAGGGAACCATATTCCCATTCGTAGAATTAGTAGGCAAGAATTATTAAGTGCTACTTCCCTCGAGCACTTTGGATTTTGGAAGGGAAGGACCACGGACTTCCACTATTGTAAATTCAACAAATGACAAAAGTAGTGGCAATAACGGCAGCAAAATCCAAGTCTTTCCTCCACCCAACCACTCGGTAATTATACTTTATAAGAGCCTAATAATAGATATATTTGTTTTGTCATAGACTTCATTTAGATATGCACTTGTGCTAATGGACACAAGCACAACACAATTGAATTACACATGTTTTTTTACATGTTGgattaaatataatttactaTCATAAACACTCCATTTtgtgaataattttaaattacaagaaaaaaaattaaacattttatagATGTAATGGTTATACACAAAAAGTTAATGAGTGTTGTACactttgtttgtttcagcattaatgttttctggaaaataattcattttccAAAGAGCAATTTCTAGAGAACTATCTCATTTTTCGGTATTTGGTAACGACCTTGAAAATgagcttgagaatgttttctagtgtttggtatacaattttttttttatatttattatataatttaaaacatgtgtaTTATGTAAACCAACTAAtataatcaatataaataaataaataaccaagaatgaatttgaaattcaaagcaaagaattgagattttggtagagaggaatgaaataattaccacTGCAAATTTGTTCTCTTTTGCAAGTTGGAGCTATTGACAGATCAgtgagtggaaaaaaaaataatcagaGAACTGTGTTATaaaggggaagagagagagagagagagagagagagagagagatctatggaAAAGGAGAGACCAAAATTAATGACAGGGAAGatgtgaggagagaaaaagtaaagggaagagagaaaaagtgagagagctTACCGTGAGAGAGAgcttgttttccaaaaaaaaatatttggaaaacaaactatagaaaataagtcttatttttattaagattttccgttgactaaagatagttttccgttGACCAGTTTTTTGTGTGCTACTAAACActgaaaaatgtggaaaactatctttatagaAGGTTTTCCAACGAAACAAATAGAGCggtaatataaacaaaaattttcaatagatGTAACTTGATTTTGACCATATATATACTAGATCTAAACATCGATGCATCAACATATTTAGTGAttagttgataattttttttttttataaaggttTTCCATTGAAGATTAACTCATGGGGAAATTATGCATTATTTTTCAAAGGTTTCTTCCCAAATTCACCCAAAAAGATTTTGTCACCATGTGTATTCTTATGTTGCCCAccgcaaataaaaaaaaggaatctaACATGCAAGTTTGTTCCAAAATATTTCGTGATTtctaatcaaaatatttttaaaaaaaatatttcgggattttttaattttaattaatttaatttttgcatttagttaataaaaattttcatgttgAGATTGGTCCTACTTTTAAATTCAGCTTAATTGTTTAGTGATGCTTGTGAACCAGGCGGCATATCTTTTTACAAAAGGATATGGTTTTGTGGGTGCTAGAGGAGTTATAAATGTCTGGAATCCAAGAGTTGATTCGCCCGATGAATACACTACTGCTCAAATTTGGATTAAAAATGGCCCTAACGATGGTTTTGAAAGTATTGAAGCAGGATGGATGGTTGGTTCATTAAACAAAGCGTTAACCCTATTTTCTAATAGATATGTAAAGTGCATAGTattagttacatttttttttctcaaaatttggTAATATCGTTTCCTCTTTTTCTAGGTCAACCCAAAGTTATTTAGTGATTCACAACCTCGATTATATATACGATGGACTGTAAGTACATTTTTGCTAAGCCAAAGAGGGGAAATGGCAactcaattatatttttgatactTTATGTGTGGGTTTTCATAAAGAGGCATGTAACTCAATTGAtatattttggtgttttcaattGAGACTATCCAAATTCGAATCTCTTCTCCTccattataactatcaaatttatcaaaacaaaaattgtgagTTTTCAATATACAACAAATGGAAGTATAAAAAACCAACAATCTTAGTTTTCTTCTAGAAACTAATATTAATTAGTTAGGAatagattttaatttattctttttaatttttttgcttagaTGGATGCGTACCAGAAGACAGGTTGCATTAATCTCATTTGCTCTGGGTTTGTACAAATCAACCCAAGGTACGAATTAGGTGCACCTATTCAACCTACATCACAAGAACGAGGAAAACAATATGAGgtccaaatccaaatttaccaggtaatgaaaatatgaatctctctctccccaacATCGTGTGCTATATTGTGTCCTCCAACATCATGTACTATATTGTGTCCTAGAAGTTATGGTTGCTCCAATTATCTTCATCTCCTTGCAATAAGTGGTTACTCTCTCTTGCTAAGAGGTTGTTATCTTTTAATAAAGATTTTTATATGGATTCCTCACACCTTCTTGAAAAAGAATGGGGAAAAAAGAGgttaaaaaaaaccataatatatgttaaatattagcaacgcgatgtgttatatcatgttgtgtatgctagagtagatgcggaagaggaagcatagaggaggaacactgagaacacaagggttacgtggttcagccttacggcctacatccacagaGGAATctcttaagggctacatctttattatctGAGAGTGTAATACAATAACCTcttgttacaatgaaccctaacatgagtatatatagacgactaaaccctagactactagtacaagcaggaatgggcttgggcctattacattgggctaatatatctaatatatatctctaacaatatatataaacacactaATTAGTAActaatgcaatgcatgaaaaagttttgacataatatgatttttttctatcttttattttatgtctaaatatgaaatttgatagttataagaGTTATTAACTGACATTTACTAtaattgtgtttgtatatgaaACTATATGGAGTTTTTTTaaccatttaaagaaaatataatgtgtTAAGATTCTAATATATGGTTTAGATATGAAtagaattcaaattcaattatatattaaaatagtgATGTGTAAAATTTTGATATGGCAAACTTATGTGGCACAATATTATGAAATTAACCAAAAGTCAAATtgcttcaattttatatatggaTTCTAgcctacaaaataaataaaaaataaaaaaaatcaagttctgTAAATTTAAcagtataaattttttatatgccTTTATTAAAGGTTTTTTATTCGATTCATCAAACTCTCCTTAAAAAAACAGGAAAAGGTgatgaaaattcaaagaaacCATAATAAAAACTACAAAAGGAGATAAAAAAACTGGAATATGAAAGCCTCTTCAAaagtaataatataaataaatttttatatgcGGCTTTGATTATTCAACATGGCCTCTACAATTGACAACCcatacaagaaaatttgaatatttatgGGGGAATACATCAGTTAGTTGCATTAGAAATTCTAAAATGCAAAGAaggtgaacaaaaaaaaaaaaattcaaaggaaTACATAAGAAATAGTGGTGAAAATCGAGAAGCGTGCTAAAGTTGGGTAATGGAATAATTATAAAGTGATAACTCACATCTTGAATCTATGGCTTGcatattataaagaaaagaataattttgaggaatgaataaaattatttgataaaaaagattgagttgattcaaattgataaaatcaaaaaatatagaaaaataccAGAAATAACATTAATTGAAATGGAAAATGAGACATGTGAATTAAAGGATTAACAGAAGACAGAAAGTATGAcgtcaaatataataaaattgtgaaaaataatacATGTGATCAActctaattaatttgttaagaaTACGTAGTAGATCCTAAAAAATTTGGgactaggattttttttttttttttttttgagtagatgatgatgatgatgatatttaATTGTTTGTATAAAATCCAATGTTTTGCTTTAGTTACCAGAAACCAGAAAATGGTGGCTAGTATATGGAGAAGACAAGGTGATAGGGTATTGGCCCTATGAAATCTTCAATCATTTGCAAAGGAAAGCCAGAATAGTTCAATGGGGAGGGGATGTTAATAGCAAAAACATCAAGGGAGTTAAACCCCACACTACAACAGCCATGGGGAGTGGAAATTATGCATATGGTTTGTGGGGATCAGCATGTTACATTGATAGACTTAGAATCGTGGATTATAACCTCCTTACGAAGTACCCTATATGGGTACGTAGTAATGCCGAGGAACCCAATTGCTACACTGCTCTTAATTACCAAAAGAGTCTTGCAATTGAGCCTGTGTTCTACTTTGGAGGGCCTGGTGGAGGTCTTTTTTGTCCATGAGAAGTGAAAACTACAAGATTTATTGATGCCAACaattttttagcaataaataaatatttaaaaaaaaaaaaaatatatatatatatatataaccctcTAAAATTTAGTTGATGCCTTCCACGTAAAAGGTGAGGATAGTTTTGCTTGGTTTGAGTAGTGTAGATATCAGAGCTGAAGCtagaaaaacttaaattattagAAATCAATAGAAAATTGAAGCTTCTCAACAAGGCAGCAATCAAAagtattaatgtttttttttccctactaaACGCTCCACTATCCTCCTCTACAAAGAAGCAAAGACACTGCGGAttcaattaactcaattggtaaaaaaatttattgtcaaaTGAAAGATATAGGATTCAAACCCCTCTATATCAAAAAGCAA is a genomic window of Quercus lobata isolate SW786 chromosome 2, ValleyOak3.0 Primary Assembly, whole genome shotgun sequence containing:
- the LOC115967259 gene encoding uncharacterized protein LOC115967259; amino-acid sequence: MGKRITLIFLFVITFLVLSSVDVKTKAIQNLSEVDRKLMVLNKPAIKSIKSEDGDIIDCVDIYKQPAFDHPALRNHIIQMKPNNSFPFDTTISVKNESSLQVLSQTWHKSGSCPKGTIFPFVELAAYLFTKGYGFVGARGVINVWNPRVDSPDEYTTAQIWIKNGPNDGFESIEAGWMVNPKLFSDSQPRLYIRWTMDAYQKTGCINLICSGFVQINPRYELGAPIQPTSQERGKQYEVQIQIYQLPETRKWWLVYGEDKVIGYWPYEIFNHLQRKARIVQWGGDVNSKNIKGVKPHTTTAMGSGNYAYGLWGSACYIDRLRIVDYNLLTKYPIWVRSNAEEPNCYTALNYQKSLAIEPVFYFGGPGGGLFCP